The Candidatus Krumholzibacteriia bacterium sequence CGTGCTCGGCGCCGCGACACCGATGTGCTCGGCGATCTCGTCCAGCTTCGGCGGATACCCCTTCTCCGCCGTGTAGCTGCGGATATAGTCGTAGACCTGACGCTGTTTGGGTGTGAAACGAACGTTGCGCGACATGTTCTGCTCCAGTGGGGGGGTCGGGGGTTCAGACGAACCTAGACCGAACGCGACCCGAAGTCAACCCGAACATTTTGCGCCCCCGCCGGGGCCGCCCAGGGAGCCTCGCGGGGAGCGGCGGGCCCCGCCGGGGCCGGGCCGGGCATGGGGTGCTTCCCGGTGTGGTCCGGCAGGTCTATGGTGATAGCCCCGCTCCACCCAGGGCCCGTAGAGAAAGGAAGAAGCATGCTCTCCCGGCACTCGTCCCGCGACCCGCACCGCGCCTGCGCTCCCGTCGACGCCGCGACCGGCCTCGCCGGGGACCCGGCCAGGAGCCAGGCCCAGAATCGAGCCGCCACCCTGAGACCTCACCCGGCACTGGCTGTCGCCGCTCTTGTCACCGCTCTCGTCACCGCCGCTCCGGCAGCCGCCGAGAAGGTGAGCCTGGCTCTTTCTCCGTCTCCGGGTGATTCCTTGCGCTATCGCGTGCAGGTGCAGCAGGAACTCAGCTTCCAGGGCATGACCGTCACCGCAACAGAAGCCGGCAGCGTCCACATCGCCTCTCAGGCGAGCAAGCACGACACGTTGCAATTCCTCGTCCACTTCAGCGGCTTCGAGAGCAGCGTCAAGCAGGGCGACCAGCTCACGTCACGCAAGTCAGAGCTCGAGGGCTTGTCCCTCCGCGCCATGATTTCGCGGCATGGCCAGGTTCTCGAGGTGAGGCCGCAGACGAGCGTTTCCGCCGAGATGAAGGAGGAGCTGCAGCCACTCGTGGAGAACCTGTTCGCCAACCTGGCGGATCATCCGGTCGAGCCCGGTGACACCTGGACCCACGAGGAGAAGGTGCTGAACAAGGAGGATGCCAAGGCCGAGCCTCGGATCGATGGGAAGACGGAGTTCACCCTGGACGAAGTGACCAAGAAGAAGGACAAGAAGGTCGCCAAGATCCTGGGCAAGGGCACCGCCAAGGTCCACTTGCAGACGGGCATGGGTGAGGTGATCGGCGACGCGAAGGGAGATTCGGAGGTCCTCGTGGCCGTGGACAACGGCTACATCGTCCATCGCAAGTCTACCAGCGAGTTCAAGGGCACGATGGGGACGATGGAGGGGAGCCGCGTCGAGTATTTCGAGCTCGAACTGCAGCCTTGAGGAGGCGCAAGAGCGGCCGCAGCTGACTAGCTATCCGAGGGAACGCCCGCCGGCCCTGCGGTCACCCGCGCCAGGAGCGCTCCGTTCGGCGAGGCCGCCAGCATGCTCGCCGAGGCGCTCGGTGTGACCATGCACAAGGGGTTCGTCGAGGTCCCAGGCGAGAAGTCGGACCCGCTGCTCTTCACCCTCGAGAACGGGCGTCTCGGCCCGCACCCCATCATCACTGGCCAGCACAGCGGGGCGTCGATCTCGCGCGTGATGACCTACACGGGGCAATCGCTCGACGGCCCTCCCGGCTCCACCGTGTTGCTTCGCCTGCCGGACACGGCGGTGGAGTCAGTGCCTGTGGGCGGCGACTCGCTGGCCCAGCGTCCCGCGGGCCCGGCGCAGGGGCTCGCCTTCGAGCTGGGCCGAGGTCGTGTCGTCGTCCTGGGCGAGGGTGGCATGCTGACGGCGCAAGTGAACCGCCGGGTCCGATATGGAATCAACGCTCCCGGAAACGACAACCAGCAGTTCGTGCTGAACGTCATGCGTTGGTTGTCCGGGAAATGATGCGACCGGCGCGATCCTCGCGATTCCCTTCGGCCAAAACCTGTTGCCACCGCCGGCCGGGCTCGCTATCCTTTTGCTTTCCCCTACTCCCCACGTCGACGCCCATGAGCCCGGCGGGGTGGCTCGCAGCTCCGGCCCAGGCCGCTGAAGACGGAGGAACGTTCCCATGCCCACCTTCATCCGGCTCGCCTCCCTGACCGAGCAAGGCATCAAGAACATCCATCATTTCAAGGACATGGTTGCGGAGGCCCGGGAGATCATGGACAAGCACGGCGTGCGGCTCCTGCAAGGTTGGGCGACACTGGGTGACTACGATGTTGTCGCTGTCATCGAAGCGCCGGACGCGAAGACCGCAGCGCAGGTGAGCGCTCTCATCGCCTCCCGGGGGAACTTCCGCGCCAAGACGCTGTCGGCGGTGGCGATCTCTGAGCTCACCGAGGCGATCCGCGGCGAGCCTTGAACGGCCCCAGGCGCCCGCAACCTTTCCCTCTCCGAAACGTCAGGACATGAGGAGGGTCAGGAACCCTCCTGCCTGGAGTAAGCGGGGCTTTGCCGCCGACCCAGACGGGGCTTTTGCCTGACTCCCCCACAGCGAGAGCGGTCCACTGAGGCGGTCCGGAAACCCCTGGAGCCCGGAGCCGCGCCAGGAGCCCTTCCCGACACCAGCACCCTCCAGGCGAGGTCGCCTGGACGTCTGGCATCGAGCCTGCAGGGGCTGGCGGGCCGGCTCGCCGTGGTCTAGCATTTCAAGGCGAGCGGTTTCCTCTTCCCCACGAGGTGACTGCGGTGACGTTCAAATCGTGCACACCGTTCCGCCGCCGGGACTCCCTGGCTTCCTTCCCGACGACAGAGTCCTCCTGGGGATTGTTGCGTCCTTTCGGGGCACGACCGAAGCGCGAGCGGAGGTGCCAATTGAGCCTCCCGAGGGCAGCGTGTCTCTGGGCCGTCGTCGCCGCGATGCTCGGAGCCGTTGGTTGCAATAGCTACGAATACCTGCGTGACTCGACGCAGCAGCTGGACCAGATGCGGTACGAATACGTCCGCAACAATCCGGGTAACAAGTTCAACAACCACATCCTGGCTGGACGCGTGCAGCCCGGCATGAGCCGGTTGCAGGTGCGCGTCTCCTGGGGCGAACCGGACCAGGTGGTCGCCGGTGATCGCCCCGGTGTCGATCAGTTGTGGGCCTATGCGGAGCAGGAGCCCTCGCGGGGCGTCTCCGTGTTCCAGCTGCGCTTCGGTGGTGAGATCCTGCAGAACATCGAGATCTCCCGCGACGCGCTCATCCTGGGCACCGCCAAGGTCGACCCCAAGCCGCCGGTGGAAAGCGACATCGGGTCCTCCCCCGGGGACGCGACGGCGAAGCGCTTCCCGTGAGCCTGGGGCTCCGTGACGAGTCGCCGGCCGCCCGCGGTGCGGAACCGCAGGACGCGGGCCGCGGAGAGCCCGAGTCGGCTTGATGCCCGAGCAGGAGGCACTGCAGCAGCGTAAGGATCGCTGGGGTCTGCGACGGCTGTTCGGTGCCGCTTTCCTCGCCGACTTTCAGCTCTATCTCGTCTACACAGCCATGCCTTTCAAGGCCCTGCAGCTCGGTGCAGGGCCTTTCACTTTGGGGGCGATGGCCGCGCTCTCCACCGGGTCCTATGCGGTCCTCGTCGGCCTCTGCGGCCGCTGGAGCGACCGCCTACCCCGCCTGCAGCTGGCGCGCCTCTCCAGCCTCGGCATCATCCTCGGCTGCATCGGCATGACCGTCGCCCCCGACCTGCGCTGGATGCTGCTCGTCGCGCCCTGCATCGGCGGCAGCATGTCGCCCTTTTGGCCGAGCGTGCAGGCCCACCTCGCCGACCGCACGGCGGCGGCGCAGCTGGAGCGCCAGCTAGGGCGCTTCAACCTCTCCTGGACTCTGGGAAAGGCGAGCGGTTTTCTCGTCGGCGGCACGGTGGTAGCGGCGTTCGGCAGCGCGGTGACCTTTACACTCGCGAGCTGCATCGCCTTCGTCATCTTCTTCCTCTTGCCCGTCGAACCGCGTCCATCGCTCCTCAGGGGATCCGTCCCGGCGGAATCCGGCGCCACGGAAGCCGTCCCGGCTCCAGCGACCGCCGGCACGAAGGCGGCGCAGCTCGAGGTCGATCCCCGTGCCTCCTTGTTCCGGCCCCTCGCCTGGGTGGCGAACGGCACCGCTTTCGGCGTCGGGGCGACGCTCAATCACCATTATCCTCGCCTCATCCGCGAGTTCGGTTGGAGCCCCCACGTCTTCGGCCTCTTCCTCGGCCTCGTCTACATGACGCAGGCGCTCGTCTTCATCGCGCTCACGCTGCGCCCCGAGCGCTGGCGCTACCGTCGCGCCCCACTCTTCGCGCCACAGATCCTCATGCTCTTCGCCATGGTTTCGCTGCCGCTGGCCAGCTTGCCCCGCGTCTTGGCCTCGGCTCTCGTCTTTGGTGTGGCCCTCGGCAGCTGCTACACCGCGAGCCTCTACTACAGCCTGCACGCCCCGGCGGCGCGCGGCCGCTATGCCGGCGTCCACGAAGGCCTCATCGGCCTCGGCTCCATGGCGATTCCGTTCCTCGGCGGACTGCTGGCGCGCCTCCTTCACGGCTTGTGGGTTCCGTACGTCGTGGCGGGAGCCGCGGTGGCACTGTCGCTCGTGGTTCAGGAGTGTCTCTTCCGCTGGGCGGCGCGCCGGAGACCGGGGTAAGGCTTCCATGTCCAACAGGGGCGGGAAAGAGGAACAGGATCGCTGCCGGCACGTGCAGAGGCCGCATGAACTCCGAACGGGCAGCGGCGATGCTCAGGGCTGGACGAAGGGCCGGCGGGCGAGCGCGCGGGTGAGCGGCTTGGCCATGATCGGGGTGGTGCTGCCGGAGCAGCCGGGTCCGACCGGCCCCAGGCGCACGGCGTCGAAGGAGATCTCGTAGCAGTCCGTTTCGCTATGGTTGCCCGATTGATAGCGCAAGAGTGCGGTGCCGCCTCCGGTCATGAGGGAATCCTGGCGCGACCCGGTGACGTCGGCAGTGACGGTCAGAACCACGCCGAATTGCTCCGACCGCCCGGTGCAATGGCTGGCGAACTCCGTATCGGTGATCGTCCCCGTGCAGACGATGTCGATCTGGTCCTGCGTGATGCCGAGGAACTCCTCCAGGGTCTCGCCAGCGCAGAGAGAATCGACGAAGACGTCCATGCCGAGCAGACTGTCCGTCTGGCAGTCGCGGTTCGGGAAGTGCACCCGCCAGACTCCGGCCCAGGAAGCGGGAAAGGTGAGCTCCGGCTGCGGCGCCTTGGGAGGCTCGGATTCCCCGCAGCCCGAGGCACCGAGATACCCCAGGAACCAGGCGGCCAAGGCGAAGCGTGGGAATCGTCGCAAAGCGGGCCTCCTTGCAGGACCCAGAGTGCCGGAGAGCGCGGCCACCTCAAGGTTGCAGCAAACGTTCCACGCCGTTCCAGGCGACAGACGCCCGGCGCACCATCCGGGCGTGGACATCCCCTGTGTACATCGAAACGGACGCGCAAGGAACCAGAAACCTGACGTGCCCTAGAAGCTGACGCGCAAGGATACCCGCTGGGCGATCCCCATGGAGTCTTCCTCGTCGAAGCCGGCACCGTAGTCGAGGACCAGACGGGAGTAGCGCACCCCTGCCCCAGCGCTCGGGTAGAACCGGCTTTCCCCTGGCACGACGAAGGTGGCGCCGGCGCGCAGCCAGAAGAGGTCGCGATAGACCTGACACTCGACGCCGCCGGCTGCGGTATGCAGGCTTCCCTGTCGCAACGACAGATCTGCCTCCACCTCCCAGCGCCGTGCCGGCCGCAGCTCGAATCCCGCCGTCACGCTGGGCTCCAGAGTTTCCCATCTGCCCGTATCCCAGTGCACCCGCGTCCACACGTCACGCCCGACGATCACCGCGGTGAGCTGGTCGAAGACGAGCACCGTGAGCCCCAGGTCGAGCCCGACGCCCTGGCCGTCGGCCGAATCGAAGTCGTTGTTCGCCTGCAGCCCTTTGATCCCCATTCCCACGCTCGTGTAGTTGTTCACCGCCATGGCGGCAGCGAACTGGAAGACGTTTTCCGACCAATCCTTGCCCGAGGCGAAGGTGAAGCCCAGATGGGAGATGAAGAGCCCGTAGCCGAAGCGCGTCGGCCGCAAGAGTTGTGACGTCTCCCCCAGGCGCTCGCCGGCGGCGCGACCGAAGCTGAAGCTGTCGTAGCCATCGTCGATCTGATCGAGAATGTCGGCGTGCATCAGGGTGACGCCGTTCTGCCGCTGCAGCCACGCAAGGTTGGCTGGATTCCAGTAAACGGCGGCGTCGTCGCGCACCATGGCCACTCCGGCCGTGCCGAGACCGTGCAGGCGAGCTCCGTGTCCCAGGTTGAGGAAGGCGCCGCCGCTGGAGAAATCGGCGCCGGCGGCGGGACGCACAGCGAGGGCCGCGAAGCCGAGGCCGATCCCGAGGAGTACATGGCTGCGGGTCGAGCCTCTGGTGGCGAACGCCATCATCGGACCACCGCGATCATGGTGCGGAGCCTCTCCTCGCCGCCGTCCGAGTGGACGACGCGGGCGAGGACGAGATAGGCGCCGTTGCGCACGTCCCGCCCCTCGGGAGTTCGCAGGTCCCAGGTGAAGCGGTAGTAAGACTTGGTCGCCGGGTCCTGGAAGGTCTGCACCAGGCTGCCGTCCATGGCCAGGATGCGGACGAACACTCCCCGGGCGGGGACTCCTCCCACATTCACCTCGATGCTCTGCCCGGCGGAGAAGCGCTCCGGTGCGGCGATCCCCGAGGCAGCGTCCCACACCACGGTCGAGGTGTTCGCGGCAGAGATGTTGCGGGCCCGATCGATGGATTGGAAGCTGATGCGGTTGGTACCCGAGGCGAGCGTGCGGCTGAACCGGATCGTCGGGTGGAGGACGGACAAGGTCTCCGGCGGGGTGACGCCGCCGATGACGACGATCCTGCTCGTGTCCGTGGTGTCCACCACGACGTTGCCGGTGAGCACCTGCGTCTTGGTCACTTCCGGCAACGGTGGCGCGGGTACCGGTGCCGGCGGCGCGGTGCGATCGACACGCAGTCGGAAGAGCAGCGTGTCCGGCACCCCGTCCTCGTCCCGGGAAAGGAGCTGGAACGGGTAGTCCCCTTCGGCGCTCAACAAGGTGCCGAGGTCCATGAAGAAGCGGTAAGTCGTCCCCGGGCCGCCGTCCCGCGGTGGCAGGTCGATGGTCGTCGTGTCGGCACCCACCACGACGCGTCCCTGCATGGAGACGACGAGCTGCCGATCCACCGCCACGCCGACCAGCGAATCGGCGTGCTGCACCGCCCGCGGGGCCGGCGGATGGGAGACCGTGATCGCCGGACCGAGAACGTTCTTGTCCAAGCTGTCCACCACGGTGCTGTCGTTGCCCACCGAGTCCAGGCCGAAGGCGAGGAGTTTGTACACCCCATCCTCGAAGCTGCTCAATCCACAGGTATGACAGACGAAGATGTAGTCGCCATCGCCGCCGAAGCCGCCCTCGGGATCCAAGGTGTCCCGCGCCGCCCCTTGCGCATCGAGCACGGCGACACCGATCCCATCTTCCAGCTCGGAGCCCGTGATCCGTACGCGGATGAAGGGGAAGACGTTGGCGTTCTGCGGGAGGCCCGCGGCCCAGCGCCGGGGATGGACCTCCAGCAACTGCGGGATGGGCGAGCTGAGATCGATCCGCACCTGCCGCTGATTCGTCAACCCCTGCCCGGTCACCGTGGTGCCGGTGAAGTGCACCGTGTAGTTGCCCTCGGGCTGGATGCGCCCGCTGGTGTCCTCTCCCCGCCACTCGAGCCGGTATTGCACCTCCGGGCGCAGCCCCAGCCGCTGGTCCAGGATCCGCAGCACCTGAGCCGAGCCCTCGACGGTGACGTAGATGAAAACGCTCGCCGACTCTGGAAGGGTGTAGAAGACGGCGACGCTGTCGAAGGCGAAGTCGCCGTTCGGGGAGAAGACGGTCGGCTTGACGAAGGCCGAATCGAAAAGAATGGGAACCCCGAGGCTCGCCTTCCCGCTTTCCGCAGGAAGCCAGCGCGGCGGCAGGATCGCACCTCCCACCGCGACCAGGAGGAGCGCGAGGAGGCGGCGGACGCGGCAGGAGAGCAAACGCGGGTCCCTTCGACCGGCTCGGCTAAACCGTTGATTCTACAACGGCTCCACCAGATCGCGAGTATACGGAGCCGGTCGCGGGGGTGTCAATCGCGGGACCCCGAAACAGCACACTGTACTTCGATCGCGCCGAGCCGGTGGCGGAAGCACCGGTCTCGCTCCTGGCGGCGCGGGAGCCCGGAGCTTCCTGCTCGAGGAGGCGCGAGGGAGAAGATGTGGGGGGAGAAAGACGGGAGCATCAGCCGCCGCTTCTGTCGCACCTCCCAGTCACCCGTGCCGTCCGGCCCTTGGACGCGTCCGACGCGCCCCCTCCCGGAACCCCACCCTCTCCGGACCACCGGGATCTCGCGATCCTGGTGTGCAACGGATGATGACCTTACCACCTTCACGTTGCGAGGAACACGAGCGGTGATACTCCCGTCCGTTCGTCATGCGCGTGATCCGTCCGGAAGAATCCACATTCCGCGCGACTCGCGCAAGGCCTTTTTGTGAAAAGTCGCGCACCGCGACATGTTTCAGTCTTCGAATGGTCGCAACAGTGGCAATGTTTGCAGGCGTGAACGCGCGAGGCGAACTGCGAGCGCACCCGCGAGGCCGGCGAGAACCCCTCCCAGCAGCAGCAGGAGCGGGTGCGCCCGCAGCGCGTATTGCAGGCGCGCCAGGATGCCCACGGGTACCAGAACGAGGAGAGCGGCGAGCCAGTGGAAGGATCTCTCGTGTCGCAGGGGTTCGCGCGCGAAGGGAATGGCCGGATCGACGGCAAGAAGAAGTGCGATTCCGAGCGTCGCGAAGCCGCATGGGAGCGCCAGGTGCACCACGGCGTGCACCGGGTCGTGCCATGCAAGGAGGAGCGGCACGAGCACCGAGAGCACCGTGGGCAGCAGCAGTCCGTAGAAAGCAGCGCCCAGTACGCCCACATAAAAGGCGTCGAAACGCCGGGTGGGAGCGGCGAAGAATATCCATGCAGCCCGCCAGGCGGGGCTGGAAGCGAGGCTGCGGAGCGTGAGCACCGCGAGGGCGACGAAGAGCCAAGCCGCACCGAAGAGTGCCATCGCTGCTCTCCTGCTCACGGAAGTCGTTGCCAAACTTTCGTTTGAGTACGGATCCCAGCCGCCGCTGGCGAGGAGCCCGAAGCCGCTGTAGACCACGGGCATGGCGAGAGCAGGGAGCAGCGAAAGCCGCAGGCGACGATCGCCGCGCAGATGGGCCAGGAAAAAGTCGAAGCCGGCGCGACGCATGGGATCACGTCCGGCACCCGCCACGAGCACCTGCGACCAGGAGAATCGCCGGCCTGACCGGGGTCCGGCTTCCAGCAGCGGCCGGGCGGCATCGGCGGCCAAGGCCTCGACGAGATCCATGGCGTACTGCGGTGCCAGCATCCTTGCGGCCGCGACCGCGCCGACCGCGAGCACCCCCAGCCCGGCGCCGAACACCGCCCAGCGCGCCTCCGGGGCGGCGCCGAGGGCCGCTGGCAGATGGGCGAACCACGCCGCCGGGACGAGCTGCGCCCAGCGGGGCATCGGCGCTGCGCGCAGGTCGAGAGCCTCGAGCAGTGGGTCCAGCCCCAGATAGACGACGAGCACCACGAGCGCCATGACGACTTGCAACCAGACGAGCGCGTCGTGGAACCGCTCCCGTGAGACGCTGCGTAGGAGTGCCGTGTACGCCACCACCACGACGCTCACGGCGGCGACGGTGTTGAGGAAAGCTGCGCCGACGAAGGCGAGGCCGATGGCGACACGCCCCCGTTCCACGCTCGCAACCACGTCCACCAAGGGCGCCGCCAGGAGTGCCGCAGAAAGCACGCACGCATCCACCAAGAGGTGCAGGACGCGGGCGAAAAAGAGGGTGCGCCCGCCGATGGGACGCCAGTAGAGAACGTCGATGTCCGTGGGTGCGAGCAGGAGCTGCTGGGAGGCGGCCAGCAAGTTGAAGGCGACGAAGACCCCGACGAGGGTGAAATACGTGGAGATACGGAGGAGAAGCGGCAGCTCCGAGACCGCTCCGGTCGCCAGCACGCCGCCGAAACAGAAATAGAGGAAGAGGGTGACGCCGAAGGCGAACTCGGCTCGCGAGATCCGGCCGCGGAAAGGACCGCCGCCCCGCCGGTCCACGGTCAGGGCCACCCGCAGCAGGGCCCACAGCTGGCTCACGGGCTGCCTTCCTGGCGCGCGGCCGGCGCCAGCTCCGGGGCGGCGCCGGTGAGGCGCTGGAAAACCGTCTCCAGGGTGGCGCCGGGAAAGCGCGCCAGGATCTCGCTCAGTTTTCCGTCTACCTGGATTCGTCCCGCGGCCAGGATGACGATGCGGGAACAGATGCGTTCCACCACGTCGAGGAGATGGGAGCAGTAGAGAATGGTAGCGCCCCGCGCCGCGGCGTCGGCGATCAAGGCCTTGACCCGCACCGTCGCCTCGACGTCGAGACCGTTGAGCGGCTCGTCGAAGAGCATGACCTGCGGTGCGTGCAGCACCGCCGCGGCGATGACGACGCGCTGTTTCATCCCCTTGCTGAAACCGGTCATGCGCCGGTTCCAGGCCCCGGGGTCGAGAACCAGGTATTCGAGCAGCTCCCGGGCGCGGCGCTCGCACGGCTTCGGTTCGAGTTCGTAGAGCCCGCCGACGAAGCGGAGATACTCGAGCGGAGTGAGCGCCTCGAAGAGGGCGCCGGTCTCGGGGACGAGACCGAGAAGGCGCTTCGCCTGCAGGGGTTGCTGGACGATGTCGAAGCCCCCCACCCGCGCCGTGCCGCCGCTCGGGCGCTGCAGACCGGTGAAGAGCTTGACCGTGGTGGACTTGCCGGCGCCATTGGGTCCGAGGTAGCCGAGGATCTCCCCGGGCTCGACCCGGAAGCTGACGCCGCGCAGGGCTTCCACCGCACCGAAGCGTTTGACCAAGTCGATCGCCTCGAGCAACGGCTCACCCCCGAACCCGGCGTGTGCGGCCCTGCGGCCACGCTAGCACAGTGCAACTCCCGCTCCCATCACGCCCCCTCGAGCACTCCCAAGTTTTCCTTCCGCGTACTGCGCCCCCTTGCGACAGGCCCGGATCGTTGGCGCAAATGCTTGACCGGAAATGCACTAAACTGCGACCGGGCGCCCGTGTCGGCCCCGCCCTTAGGTCCGCTCACGCGAACCGGTCCACGGCTGGAAGTTCGGGAACCGGCGGCCGGCCAGCCTGCCGCCTACCCGCGCCGCGACCTCGGCTTCCTCGGGCGCCGACCACGGCGTGGACGCCAGGCGCGCACGAGGGCGCGCAGCGACCGCGGCGCGCCTCATGGGATGCTGGCAAGAGAGCGCCGTTTCGAAGCATGATGCTGCCGAAACCGCGCCGCCCCGACCGCCACCACCGACTTGCAGGAGGACGAGCCGCATGCCCAAGACCACCGTGGTGACGATGCCTGGCGATGGAATCGGGAAGGTCGTGCTCCCTGAGGCGCTGCGCGTCCTCGCGGCCGTCGGCTTCGACGCCCGCTACGTCCACGCCGACATCGGCTGGGATTTCTGGGTGCGCGAGGGCAATGCCCTGCCGCAGCGCACCATCGACGCCCTCGCCGAGCACAAGCTGGGGCTCTTCGGCGCCATCACCTCGAAGCCGAAGAAGGCCGCCGACGCCGAGCTCTCCCCGGCGTTGCGCGGCAAGGGCCTCGTCTACTACAGCCCCATCGTCTCCATGCGCCAGCACTTCGATCTCGATCTCTGCATCCGCCCTTGCCAGACCTTCCCGGGCAACCCGCTCAACTTCGTGCGCAAGAACCTGGACGGCGGCTTCGAGGAACCAGCGGTGAACACCATCATCTTCCGCCAGAACACCGAGTGCCTCTACGTGGGCGTGGAGTGGACCGACCCGCCCCAGGCGGTGCGCACCGCCTTCGAGACCCACCCGCGCATGCTGGCCTTCAAGGACGTGCCCGGCGCCGATCTGGCGATCTCGACGCGCATCTTCACCCGCCCGGCCTGCCGGCGCATCGCCCGCGCCGCCTTCGAGTACGCTGCCCGCGGCGGCTACCGCTCGGTCACCGTGTGCGAGAAACCCAATGTGGTGCGCGAGACTTCCGGGATGATGGAGGAAGAAGCCAAGCGCGTGAGCGCCGACTTCCCCGGCATCGAGCTCTGGTCCACGAACATCGACGCCCAGATGATGTGGTTGACGAAGAACCCCGAGGACTATGGCGTCATCGTCTCGGGCAATATGTTCGGCGACATCGTTTCCGACGGTTTCGCCGGTCTGGTGGGCGGCCTGGGCTTCGCCGCCAGCGGCAACATCGGGCGGGAGGTGGCGGTCTTCGAGCCCACCCACGGCTCGGCGCCGAAGTACGAGAAGCTGGATCCCCCCATCGTCAACCCCATCGCCATGATCCTGGCGGCCTGCATGCTGCTCGAGCACATCGGCGCCACCAGCCAGGCGCAGCGCATCCGCGCCGCCGTCGCCAAGGTGGTGCGCGAGGGCCGCGTGCGTACCTACGATATGCTCCGCCTGGCCGGCGGCCCGGGCGTCATCGCCCAGGGCGCCGCCACCACGACGCAAATGACCGACGCCATTCTCGCCGCCCTGCGCTGACACTGGGCGGGAAGGAGGGTGCCATGGGGCAGAACAGCATCGAGAAAATGGCGCAGCGCTACGCCGTGGACCTCGAGCCCGGTCACGTGGTGCGCGCCGGCGACTACCTCTCCATGCGGCCGCTGCACGTGATGACCCACGACAACACGGCAGCGGTGATCCCCAAGTTCCAATCCATGGGGGCGAAGCGGATCTTCGCGCCGGAGCAGCCGGTCTTCGCCCTGGATCACGACATCCAGAACCAGAGCCCGGAGAACCTGGGCAAGTACCGAATGATCGAGGAGTTCGCCCGCGCCCACGGCATCGCTTTCTTCCCCGCCGGACGGGGCATCGGCCACCAGGTCATGGTGGAAGAAGGCTTCGCCGTGCCGGGAGCCTTCGTCGTCGGTTCGGATTCGCATTCGAACCTCTACGGCGGCGTGGGTGCTCTGGGCACCCCGGTGGTGCGCACCGACGCCGCCGCCATCTGGTCTACCGGCCGCACCTGGTGGCAGCTGCCCGAGGTCGTGCGCGTGGAGCTCGTGGGGGCGCTCCGCCCCGGCGTCGCGGGCAAGGACGTCATCATCGCCCTCATCGGCCTCTTCAACGACGACCAGGTGCTCAACACCTGCATCGAGTTCGGCGGGCCCGGCGTGGCCAGCCTCGGCATGGAGTCACGTCTCACCATCGCCAACATGACCACCGAGTGGGGGGCACTGGCCGGCGTCTTCCCCTACGACGCCACCACGCGCCGCTTCCTGCTGCAGGGTGCCGAGGTCATGCGCCAGCGGGGCGACGCGAATCCCCGCCTGACGCCGGAGCGCATCGCGCGGCTCGAGGCCGAGATGCCGGTGCCGGACGCCGACGCCGTCTACAGCAAGGAGATCACCTTCGACCTCGGCGGCGTGACGCCCTTCGTCGCTGGCCCGAACGAGGTGAAGACCATCGTTCCCCTGCCGGAGATCGAGTCCCAGCGCCTGGCGATCGACAAGGCCTACTTGCTGAGCTGCGTCAATGGTCGTCTCGAGGACCTGGAGCAGGCCGCCGCCGTTCTCCGCGACCGGCATGTCGCTCCGGGCGTTTCGTTGTACGTGGCCGCCGCC is a genomic window containing:
- a CDS encoding GYD domain-containing protein; its protein translation is MPTFIRLASLTEQGIKNIHHFKDMVAEAREIMDKHGVRLLQGWATLGDYDVVAVIEAPDAKTAAQVSALIASRGNFRAKTLSAVAISELTEAIRGEP
- a CDS encoding ABC transporter ATP-binding protein gives rise to the protein MLEAIDLVKRFGAVEALRGVSFRVEPGEILGYLGPNGAGKSTTVKLFTGLQRPSGGTARVGGFDIVQQPLQAKRLLGLVPETGALFEALTPLEYLRFVGGLYELEPKPCERRARELLEYLVLDPGAWNRRMTGFSKGMKQRVVIAAAVLHAPQVMLFDEPLNGLDVEATVRVKALIADAAARGATILYCSHLLDVVERICSRIVILAAGRIQVDGKLSEILARFPGATLETVFQRLTGAAPELAPAARQEGSP
- the lysF gene encoding homoaconitase; translated protein: MGQNSIEKMAQRYAVDLEPGHVVRAGDYLSMRPLHVMTHDNTAAVIPKFQSMGAKRIFAPEQPVFALDHDIQNQSPENLGKYRMIEEFARAHGIAFFPAGRGIGHQVMVEEGFAVPGAFVVGSDSHSNLYGGVGALGTPVVRTDAAAIWSTGRTWWQLPEVVRVELVGALRPGVAGKDVIIALIGLFNDDQVLNTCIEFGGPGVASLGMESRLTIANMTTEWGALAGVFPYDATTRRFLLQGAEVMRQRGDANPRLTPERIARLEAEMPVPDADAVYSKEITFDLGGVTPFVAGPNEVKTIVPLPEIESQRLAIDKAYLLSCVNGRLEDLEQAAAVLRDRHVAPGVSLYVAAASSFVEAEARQRGIWDTLLAAGAIALPSGCGPCIGLGDGVLADGEVGISATNRNFKGRMGSAQARVYLSSPAVVAASAAAGFISGPPRSAPSATGNERADLESAGKWRALAAPPPAAATTAILPGFPATLEGELLFVPKDDMNTDGIYGKEWTYKENLTPEEMGSKAMQNYDPRFQEIARRGDILVGGYNFGTGSSREQAATALQYRGLQMLITGSTSQTYKRNAFNNGYIVVECPELVDALEAAFTGDPAPTIRTGWQARVDFARSRLECNGRTYGFSALGRVAQELVAQGGFEKVVAAQIASLERKGKSDA
- a CDS encoding isocitrate/isopropylmalate family dehydrogenase — protein: MPKTTVVTMPGDGIGKVVLPEALRVLAAVGFDARYVHADIGWDFWVREGNALPQRTIDALAEHKLGLFGAITSKPKKAADAELSPALRGKGLVYYSPIVSMRQHFDLDLCIRPCQTFPGNPLNFVRKNLDGGFEEPAVNTIIFRQNTECLYVGVEWTDPPQAVRTAFETHPRMLAFKDVPGADLAISTRIFTRPACRRIARAAFEYAARGGYRSVTVCEKPNVVRETSGMMEEEAKRVSADFPGIELWSTNIDAQMMWLTKNPEDYGVIVSGNMFGDIVSDGFAGLVGGLGFAASGNIGREVAVFEPTHGSAPKYEKLDPPIVNPIAMILAACMLLEHIGATSQAQRIRAAVAKVVREGRVRTYDMLRLAGGPGVIAQGAATTTQMTDAILAALR
- a CDS encoding MFS transporter — protein: MPEQEALQQRKDRWGLRRLFGAAFLADFQLYLVYTAMPFKALQLGAGPFTLGAMAALSTGSYAVLVGLCGRWSDRLPRLQLARLSSLGIILGCIGMTVAPDLRWMLLVAPCIGGSMSPFWPSVQAHLADRTAAAQLERQLGRFNLSWTLGKASGFLVGGTVVAAFGSAVTFTLASCIAFVIFFLLPVEPRPSLLRGSVPAESGATEAVPAPATAGTKAAQLEVDPRASLFRPLAWVANGTAFGVGATLNHHYPRLIREFGWSPHVFGLFLGLVYMTQALVFIALTLRPERWRYRRAPLFAPQILMLFAMVSLPLASLPRVLASALVFGVALGSCYTASLYYSLHAPAARGRYAGVHEGLIGLGSMAIPFLGGLLARLLHGLWVPYVVAGAAVALSLVVQECLFRWAARRRPG